From the genome of Haematobia irritans isolate KBUSLIRL unplaced genomic scaffold, ASM5000362v1 scaffold_6, whole genome shotgun sequence, one region includes:
- the LOC142242616 gene encoding histone H3 — MARTKQTARKSTGGKAPRKQLATKAARKSAPATGGVKKPHRFRPGTVALREIRRYQKSTELLIRKLPFQRLVREIAQDFKTDLRFQSSAVMALQEASEAYLVGLFEDTNLCAIHAKRVTIMPKDIQLARRIRGERA, encoded by the coding sequence ATGGCTCGTACTAAGCAAACTGCCCGTAAATCTACCGGTGGCAAAGCCCCTCGTAAGCAATTGGCTACTAAAGCTGCTCGTAAGAGTGCCCCAGCCACCGGCGGTGTCAAGAAGCCCCATCGTTTCCGCCCTGGTACCGTTGCTTTGCGTGAAATCCGTCGTTACCAAAAGAGCACAGAATTGTTGATCCGCAAATTGCCTTTCCAACGTTTGGTTCGTGAAATTGCCCAAGATTTCAAAACTGACTTGCGTTTCCAGAGTTCTGCTGTCATGGCCTTGCAAGAAGCTAGCGAAGCCTACTTGGTTGGTCTATTCGAAGATACCAACTTGTGCGCTATCCATGCTAAGCGTGTCACCATCATGCCTAAGGATATCCAATTGGCCAGACGTATTCGTGGAGAACgtgcttaa